A DNA window from Haloferax volcanii DS2 contains the following coding sequences:
- a CDS encoding APC family permease — protein sequence MSLITMTGELSRVLSKRDVFVLALGAMIGWGWIVQTGYFIDQSGVTGAISAFVLGGFMVTVVSLIYGELASAMPFVGGEHVYSMRALGPAGSFACTWAIIFGYISVVAFEAVALPSALAYIVPGFNVFELWTVAGQPVYGTWVATGVIGSVVITYLNYRGVRPAAQFQAILALVITLSGLTLLLGALFNGTSPSSPPLAGAGIGGVFTIAIMTPFMFVGFDVIPQAAGEADVSPKLLGGLIGLSVACAAAFYIAVIWAAGQVATGTTLVESSLPAATAMEIAFDSVTIGRIMALAGLAGILTSWNGFVLGASRAIYAMADSHMLPEKLATIHDDHDTPSTAIVLVGGLAALAPLFGEQMLVWVVNAGGLGMVTAWLLVVVSFLVLRYRDPDFDRPFKLPAGYAVGALGLLLTVFFVGLYLPGSPSALAWPYEWAMVGGWCLLGVVLLAVAGGLPTRTEAKAHLSAQQLED from the coding sequence ATGTCACTCATAACCATGACAGGAGAACTCTCACGCGTCCTCTCGAAGCGCGACGTGTTCGTGCTCGCACTCGGAGCGATGATCGGATGGGGTTGGATCGTGCAGACGGGGTACTTCATCGACCAAAGCGGCGTCACCGGCGCTATCTCGGCGTTCGTCCTCGGCGGGTTCATGGTGACCGTCGTCTCGCTCATCTACGGCGAACTCGCCTCCGCGATGCCGTTCGTCGGCGGCGAGCACGTTTACAGCATGCGGGCGTTGGGGCCGGCCGGCTCGTTCGCCTGTACGTGGGCGATAATCTTCGGCTACATCAGCGTCGTCGCGTTCGAAGCGGTCGCGCTGCCGAGCGCCCTCGCGTACATCGTCCCCGGCTTCAACGTGTTCGAACTCTGGACGGTCGCCGGCCAGCCGGTCTACGGTACGTGGGTCGCGACGGGCGTCATCGGCTCCGTGGTTATCACGTACCTCAATTATCGGGGTGTCCGGCCGGCGGCGCAGTTCCAGGCGATTCTCGCGCTCGTCATCACGCTGTCGGGGCTGACGCTCCTTCTCGGCGCGCTGTTCAACGGCACGTCGCCGTCGTCGCCGCCGCTCGCGGGAGCCGGCATCGGCGGCGTGTTCACGATCGCCATCATGACGCCGTTCATGTTCGTCGGCTTCGACGTGATTCCGCAGGCCGCGGGCGAGGCCGACGTGTCACCGAAGCTCCTCGGCGGGCTCATCGGGCTCTCGGTCGCCTGCGCCGCCGCGTTCTACATCGCCGTCATCTGGGCGGCCGGGCAGGTCGCCACGGGCACGACGCTCGTCGAGAGTTCGCTCCCCGCCGCGACGGCGATGGAAATCGCGTTCGACAGCGTGACCATCGGCCGCATCATGGCGCTGGCCGGCCTCGCGGGCATCCTCACGAGTTGGAACGGGTTCGTCCTCGGAGCCAGCCGCGCCATCTACGCGATGGCCGACTCGCACATGCTCCCCGAGAAGCTCGCGACGATTCACGACGACCACGACACGCCGTCGACCGCAATCGTGCTCGTCGGCGGCCTCGCGGCGCTCGCGCCCCTGTTCGGCGAGCAGATGCTCGTGTGGGTCGTCAACGCCGGCGGGCTCGGCATGGTGACGGCGTGGCTTCTCGTCGTCGTTTCGTTCCTCGTGCTCCGGTACCGCGACCCCGACTTCGACCGGCCGTTCAAGCTGCCGGCGGGCTACGCGGTCGGCGCGCTCGGGCTGCTGTTGACCGTGTTCTTCGTCGGTCTCTACCTCCCCGGCTCGCCCTCGGCGCTGGCGTGGCCCTACGAGTGGGCGATGGTCGGCGGCTGGTGCCTGCTCGGCGTCGTCCTGCTGGCCGTCGCCGGCGGGCTGCCGACCCGGACGGAAGCGAAGGCGCACCTGAGCGCCCAGCAGCTCGAAGACTGA
- a CDS encoding helix-turn-helix domain-containing protein, whose product MAITTEFVLRSTSLPLVSIPTALRPDEVECVHALCLQPDVQIFTVQFEREDGVTKADLLTRDEVVAADAIGETADKGVYKLTVELAESVSKAFEPDFGGAQVEPTVVTADGWHETKVFKEYEGFNEFRESCEAHGISLDLVSIASEGSASDEPTDSLTDRQREALTLAVSRGYYESPRQTTAEELAAKLGISQPSLSSLLRRGERELITSSLGMQARMQPPTQ is encoded by the coding sequence ATGGCTATCACCACGGAGTTCGTTCTTCGGTCGACTTCGCTTCCGCTGGTCAGCATTCCGACCGCGCTACGGCCGGACGAGGTCGAGTGCGTTCACGCACTCTGTCTGCAACCGGACGTGCAGATATTCACCGTGCAGTTCGAGCGGGAAGACGGCGTCACTAAGGCTGACCTCCTGACGCGCGACGAGGTCGTCGCGGCCGACGCAATCGGAGAGACCGCCGACAAGGGCGTCTACAAGCTCACCGTCGAACTGGCGGAGTCGGTCTCGAAGGCGTTCGAGCCGGACTTCGGGGGCGCACAGGTCGAACCGACGGTCGTCACCGCCGACGGCTGGCACGAGACGAAAGTGTTCAAGGAGTACGAGGGGTTCAACGAGTTCCGAGAGAGCTGTGAGGCCCACGGCATCTCGCTGGACCTCGTGTCCATCGCGTCGGAGGGGTCCGCGTCCGACGAACCGACGGACAGCCTCACCGACCGCCAGCGGGAGGCGCTGACGCTCGCCGTCTCGCGCGGCTACTACGAGAGTCCGCGACAGACTACGGCCGAGGAGCTGGCCGCCAAACTCGGCATCTCGCAACCGTCGCTGTCGAGTCTCCTCCGACGCGGCGAACGGGAACTGATTACCTCCTCGCTGGGCATGCAGGCGCGGATGCAACCGCCCACGCAGTGA
- a CDS encoding Lrp/AsnC family transcriptional regulator, which produces MENPDLTSADAPPDPNTPEAVLENYLDEHDYEIFRALNENGRISDTELAERVGLSRTAVRRRREKLQESDVLEILAVIVLQEADLADAQILVSFDQHVSSEVRTEFITMLIDEGLVYNTSSCLGEYDLVFSAWHTDLNTLKEYVWDLFDGEEIVDDYTIIPLLKTWKAWDKELDRP; this is translated from the coding sequence ATGGAAAACCCCGACCTCACGTCCGCCGACGCGCCGCCCGACCCGAACACGCCGGAGGCGGTCCTCGAAAACTACCTCGACGAGCACGACTACGAGATATTCCGCGCGCTCAACGAGAACGGCCGCATCTCAGACACCGAACTCGCCGAGCGCGTCGGACTCTCCCGGACCGCGGTCCGTCGCCGCCGCGAGAAGCTTCAAGAGAGCGACGTGCTCGAAATCCTCGCGGTCATCGTCCTCCAGGAGGCCGACCTCGCCGACGCGCAGATACTCGTCTCGTTCGACCAGCACGTCTCCTCCGAGGTGCGGACCGAGTTCATCACGATGCTCATCGACGAGGGACTCGTCTACAACACGAGTTCCTGTCTCGGCGAGTACGACCTCGTATTTAGCGCGTGGCACACCGACCTGAACACCTTGAAAGAGTACGTCTGGGACCTCTTCGACGGCGAGGAAATCGTCGACGACTACACCATCATCCCGCTTCTGAAGACGTGGAAGGCGTGGGACAAAGAGCTGGACCGCCCCTGA
- a CDS encoding aspartate aminotransferase family protein encodes MRERTTNSSVEAAYDDYLMPIWKSLNVPVERASGCTLEDFDGNEYLDVFSGISVTNVGHNNEAVVEAATEQLEEFVHGCSYVHPNRPVADLAETIAEVTPGDLQKTFFCNSGTEAVEGAIKLARKYTGSKEVISLEMGFHGRTLGSLALTGNRAYKQDMAPTINDVAHTAPPYAYRCPRCDGDTCGADCADALERVIGSHTSGDLAAVVVEPVMGEAGIVVPSEAWLKRVRDIAHDHGALLIADEVQTGYGRTGELFASKQFGVEPDILTQAKGIANGLPLGAFTAPADIADAFGSGDHLSTFGGNPVACAAALATIEELQNGIVDNACENGEWLSAELATLESDYDVVGEARGLGLMQGIELVDPETTGPQHVAPAPDKELAAAVGEHLREESNVVMGVGGYYKNVMRFQPPLTISQAQLGEAVDALRTALNDLA; translated from the coding sequence ATGAGAGAACGGACGACGAACTCGTCGGTCGAGGCGGCGTACGACGACTACCTCATGCCGATTTGGAAATCGCTGAACGTCCCGGTCGAGCGGGCGTCCGGCTGTACCCTCGAAGACTTCGACGGCAACGAGTATCTCGACGTGTTCTCGGGCATCTCGGTGACGAACGTCGGACACAACAACGAGGCGGTCGTCGAGGCCGCCACGGAGCAGTTGGAGGAGTTCGTCCACGGCTGTTCGTACGTCCATCCGAACCGGCCGGTGGCCGACCTCGCCGAGACCATCGCCGAGGTGACGCCGGGCGACCTCCAGAAGACCTTCTTCTGTAACTCCGGCACCGAAGCCGTCGAGGGAGCTATCAAACTCGCCCGGAAGTACACCGGCTCGAAAGAGGTCATCTCGCTGGAGATGGGCTTCCACGGCCGCACCCTCGGCAGCCTCGCGCTCACCGGCAACAGGGCCTACAAGCAGGACATGGCCCCGACCATCAACGACGTGGCTCACACCGCGCCGCCGTACGCCTACCGCTGTCCCCGCTGTGACGGCGACACCTGCGGCGCGGACTGCGCGGACGCGCTCGAACGGGTCATCGGCTCGCACACCAGCGGCGACCTCGCGGCGGTCGTCGTCGAACCCGTCATGGGCGAGGCCGGCATCGTCGTCCCCTCGGAGGCGTGGCTCAAGCGCGTCCGGGACATCGCCCACGACCACGGCGCGCTCCTCATCGCCGACGAGGTCCAGACCGGCTACGGCCGCACCGGCGAACTGTTCGCCAGCAAGCAGTTCGGCGTCGAACCGGACATCCTGACGCAGGCGAAGGGCATCGCCAACGGCCTGCCCCTCGGCGCGTTCACGGCACCCGCGGACATCGCGGACGCGTTCGGCTCCGGCGACCACCTCTCGACGTTCGGCGGCAACCCCGTCGCCTGCGCGGCAGCGCTGGCGACCATCGAGGAACTCCAGAACGGTATCGTCGACAACGCCTGCGAGAACGGCGAGTGGCTCTCGGCCGAACTCGCCACGCTCGAATCCGACTACGACGTGGTCGGCGAGGCCCGCGGCCTCGGGCTGATGCAGGGCATCGAACTCGTGGACCCCGAGACGACCGGCCCGCAGCACGTCGCGCCCGCCCCGGACAAGGAACTCGCGGCCGCGGTCGGCGAGCACCTCCGCGAGGAGTCCAACGTCGTCATGGGCGTCGGCGGCTACTACAAGAACGTCATGCGCTTCCAGCCGCCGCTGACGATTTCGCAGGCGCAGCTCGGCGAGGCCGTCGACGCGCTCCGAACCGCGCTGAACGACCTGGCCTGA
- a CDS encoding Lrp/AsnC family transcriptional regulator, with amino-acid sequence MDEKDLRILKAIGTLESGSPDRITEETGIPKSTVHYRLERLQEQGIIKNDIFDIDFEKAGLNLTLITEVWAEYGSEYHKEVGDKLGEVPGVNEVYFTLGDTDFVLISHLASRSMVEDLISEFEEIDEISRTSSTFVITTIKDEPNPLNDYELEELKAALLPDVS; translated from the coding sequence ATGGACGAGAAGGACCTTCGAATCCTCAAGGCCATCGGGACGCTCGAATCGGGGAGTCCCGACCGGATAACCGAGGAGACGGGCATCCCGAAGTCGACCGTTCACTACCGCCTCGAACGGCTCCAAGAGCAGGGCATCATCAAAAACGACATCTTCGATATCGACTTCGAGAAGGCCGGGCTAAACCTCACGCTCATCACCGAGGTCTGGGCCGAGTACGGCTCGGAGTACCACAAGGAGGTCGGAGACAAACTCGGGGAGGTGCCCGGCGTCAACGAGGTCTACTTCACGCTCGGCGACACCGACTTCGTCCTGATTTCCCATCTCGCCTCGCGCTCGATGGTCGAGGACCTCATCTCCGAGTTCGAGGAGATAGACGAGATTTCGCGGACGAGTTCGACGTTCGTCATCACGACCATCAAGGACGAGCCGAACCCGCTGAACGACTACGAACTCGAAGAACTGAAAGCGGCGCTTCTCCCCGACGTGTCGTGA
- a CDS encoding zinc-dependent alcohol dehydrogenase family protein, whose translation MKSAVYRGPGDVRIEEKPEPELQQPTDAVIRVTHTAICGSDLWFYRGHEEHEEGSGVGHEPMGIVEEVGEDVTSVQPGDRVLVPFAYSCGECEFCRKGIHTACVDGGFFGPHGDETGGAQAEKVRVLHADGTVVRVPERYADDEETLKSLLPLTDVMSTGHHAAVLADLEAGDTAVVIGDGAVGLCGVLAAKRIGAERIIAVGHHEDRLEVARELGATDTVSSRGQEAVEEVLELTHGGANHVLECVGAASALETAAQVARPGGSIGAVGVPHVESADFLQPIFYKNLSFSAGGAPVRNYIEELMDDVLQGTLDPSPILTKTVDLDGVPEGYQAMDDREAIKVMVKVDE comes from the coding sequence GTGAAATCAGCAGTCTATCGCGGTCCGGGCGACGTTCGCATCGAGGAAAAACCAGAACCGGAGCTTCAACAACCGACCGACGCGGTCATCCGCGTCACTCACACCGCCATCTGCGGGTCCGACCTCTGGTTCTACCGCGGTCACGAGGAACACGAGGAGGGCTCCGGGGTCGGCCACGAGCCGATGGGTATCGTCGAGGAAGTCGGTGAGGACGTCACGAGCGTCCAACCGGGCGACCGCGTGCTCGTCCCGTTCGCGTACAGCTGCGGGGAGTGCGAGTTCTGTCGCAAAGGCATCCACACCGCGTGTGTAGACGGCGGGTTCTTCGGTCCGCACGGCGACGAGACCGGCGGCGCACAGGCCGAGAAGGTCCGCGTCCTCCACGCCGACGGCACGGTCGTTCGGGTCCCCGAGCGGTACGCCGACGACGAAGAGACGCTCAAATCGCTCCTCCCGCTCACGGACGTGATGTCGACCGGCCACCACGCCGCCGTCTTGGCGGACCTCGAAGCCGGCGACACCGCGGTCGTCATCGGCGACGGCGCGGTCGGACTGTGCGGCGTCCTCGCGGCGAAGCGCATCGGCGCAGAGCGAATCATCGCGGTCGGCCACCACGAGGACCGCTTGGAAGTCGCCCGCGAACTCGGCGCGACCGACACCGTCTCGTCCCGCGGCCAAGAGGCCGTCGAGGAAGTCCTCGAACTCACCCACGGCGGCGCGAACCACGTCCTCGAATGCGTCGGCGCGGCGTCGGCGCTCGAAACCGCCGCGCAGGTCGCCCGTCCCGGCGGCTCCATCGGCGCCGTGGGCGTCCCGCACGTCGAGTCCGCCGACTTCCTCCAGCCGATATTCTACAAGAACCTCTCGTTCTCCGCCGGCGGCGCACCCGTCCGGAACTACATCGAGGAACTCATGGACGACGTGCTGCAGGGCACCCTCGACCCGTCGCCCATCCTGACGAAGACCGTCGACCTCGACGGCGTCCCGGAAGGCTATCAGGCGATGGACGACCGCGAGGCAATCAAGGTCATGGTGAAAGTCGACGAGTAA
- a CDS encoding NAD-dependent succinate-semialdehyde dehydrogenase has protein sequence MKSINPATEEVIETHEEHDEATVDARLDAAWDRFESWRETPISRREKLLAAAADVLREHSEEYATLMTEEMGKPVEQAVSEVEKCAWVCDYYAEHASEFLQDEHIGTVPGSKTYVSYEPIGPVLAVMPWNFPFWQVFRFAAPHITAGNVAVLKHAPNVFGCADAIASVFERAGYPDDVFTSLRIPAERVAGVIEDDRVRGVSLTGSTRAGRAVAETSGRELKPTVLELGGSDPFVVLDDAPLEATAKRAARARTQNNGQSCIAAKRFLVHEAVYDEFVERFTEEMRALTVGDPTDPETDVGPQARADLMETLHEQVTASVEAGATLRLGGEPLDRPGHYYPPTVLTDVPEDAPARTEELFGPVATVIRVEDEAEAVRVANDTPYGLGASVWTADAERGEALTTKLTAGNVAVNHVVASDPRVPFSGTKDSGYGTELSRHGIREFVNTKTVWVEDAPADE, from the coding sequence ATGAAATCCATCAACCCCGCGACCGAGGAGGTCATCGAGACGCACGAGGAACACGACGAAGCGACGGTCGACGCGCGATTGGACGCCGCGTGGGACCGGTTCGAATCGTGGCGCGAGACGCCGATTTCGCGGCGCGAGAAACTGCTCGCGGCCGCGGCCGACGTGCTGCGCGAACACAGCGAGGAGTACGCGACGCTGATGACCGAGGAGATGGGCAAACCCGTCGAGCAGGCGGTCTCCGAGGTCGAAAAGTGCGCGTGGGTCTGCGACTACTACGCCGAACACGCGTCGGAGTTCCTGCAGGACGAGCACATCGGCACCGTGCCGGGGTCGAAGACGTACGTCTCCTACGAGCCAATCGGCCCGGTGCTCGCGGTGATGCCGTGGAACTTCCCGTTCTGGCAGGTGTTCCGGTTCGCGGCCCCGCACATCACCGCCGGAAACGTCGCCGTGCTCAAGCACGCGCCGAACGTCTTCGGCTGCGCCGACGCAATCGCCTCCGTCTTCGAGCGGGCGGGCTACCCCGACGACGTGTTCACCTCGCTCCGGATTCCCGCCGAGCGCGTCGCCGGCGTCATCGAAGACGACCGAGTTCGGGGCGTCAGCCTGACGGGGAGCACCCGCGCCGGGCGGGCCGTCGCGGAGACGAGCGGCCGCGAACTCAAGCCGACGGTGCTCGAACTCGGCGGGAGCGACCCCTTCGTCGTCCTCGACGACGCGCCGCTCGAAGCGACCGCGAAGCGGGCCGCACGGGCGCGAACGCAGAACAACGGCCAGTCGTGTATCGCCGCGAAGCGCTTTCTCGTCCACGAGGCCGTCTACGACGAGTTCGTCGAGCGCTTCACCGAGGAGATGCGCGCACTGACCGTCGGCGACCCCACCGACCCCGAGACCGACGTGGGGCCGCAGGCGCGGGCGGACCTCATGGAGACGCTCCACGAGCAGGTCACGGCGTCCGTCGAGGCCGGCGCGACGCTCCGCCTCGGCGGCGAACCGCTGGACCGACCCGGCCACTACTACCCGCCGACGGTGCTGACCGACGTGCCCGAGGACGCGCCCGCGAGGACCGAGGAACTGTTCGGCCCCGTCGCCACCGTCATCAGAGTCGAAGACGAGGCGGAGGCGGTCCGCGTGGCGAACGACACGCCCTACGGCCTCGGCGCGAGCGTCTGGACGGCCGACGCCGAACGCGGCGAGGCGCTCACGACGAAGCTCACCGCGGGTAACGTCGCGGTCAATCACGTCGTCGCGTCTGACCCGCGGGTCCCGTTCAGCGGGACGAAGGACTCGGGCTACGGGACCGAACTCTCCCGGCACGGGATTCGGGAGTTCGTCAACACGAAGACGGTCTGGGTCGAGGACGCGCCCGCCGACGAGTGA
- a CDS encoding CbtA family protein, translating to MFGEYLTRGVKAGVVAGLVFGLFMAVVANPLVGYADDLNHATVEESGHTHEAESAHSHEAEGAHSHESGDSHAGESGGHHDTAVSMAVTKAVSVAAGGLWGVVLGGAFFGVAFFFLEPAIPGPDAAKSYLMGFAGFVTVSGAPWLVLPPVAPGAEQSLSTATRLPLYAGMMLAGALACLSAGYVYTRLRESRGLGAALVGAAVPFGLLAVLAVVAPENAVRGALSPALETGLTGLFAFGQVLLWLVLAAAHARFRPSSESESEPGIPTAGRDSAPAAD from the coding sequence ATGTTCGGGGAGTACCTGACGCGGGGAGTGAAGGCGGGGGTCGTCGCCGGACTGGTGTTCGGACTGTTCATGGCCGTCGTCGCCAACCCGCTCGTCGGCTACGCGGACGACCTGAACCACGCGACAGTCGAGGAGAGCGGACATACTCACGAGGCCGAAAGCGCCCACAGTCACGAGGCCGAGGGGGCTCACAGCCACGAGTCCGGTGACTCCCACGCCGGCGAGAGCGGCGGCCATCACGACACCGCGGTGTCGATGGCGGTCACGAAAGCCGTGAGCGTCGCGGCCGGCGGCCTGTGGGGCGTCGTGCTCGGCGGCGCGTTCTTCGGGGTCGCCTTTTTCTTCCTCGAACCGGCGATTCCCGGACCCGACGCCGCGAAGAGCTATCTGATGGGATTCGCGGGGTTCGTCACCGTTTCGGGCGCGCCGTGGTTGGTGCTCCCGCCGGTCGCGCCGGGGGCGGAACAGTCGCTCTCGACGGCGACGCGGCTCCCGCTCTACGCCGGGATGATGCTCGCCGGGGCGCTCGCCTGCCTCTCGGCCGGCTACGTCTACACCCGCCTGCGCGAGTCGCGGGGCCTCGGTGCGGCTCTCGTCGGCGCGGCCGTCCCGTTCGGCCTGCTCGCGGTGCTGGCCGTCGTCGCCCCCGAAAACGCGGTTCGCGGGGCGCTGTCGCCGGCGCTCGAAACCGGACTCACCGGCCTGTTCGCGTTCGGACAGGTCCTCCTGTGGCTGGTCCTCGCGGCGGCGCACGCGCGGTTCCGGCCGTCGAGTGAGTCCGAGTCCGAACCGGGGATTCCGACCGCCGGCCGGGACTCGGCTCCCGCGGCCGACTGA
- a CDS encoding (2Fe-2S) ferredoxin domain-containing protein yields the protein MRDRTDEVREHGFTDHVLVCTNGRESEYADCAEADGPAVYDAVTSWLRDRGVFWSRVHVAETSCLGLCSADGAAVAIHPRNRWYSDVRPDDVPALLAEVFGPDASNLGVRPRD from the coding sequence ATGCGCGACCGAACCGACGAGGTCCGCGAGCACGGCTTTACGGACCACGTGTTGGTCTGTACGAACGGCCGCGAGTCCGAGTACGCCGACTGCGCCGAGGCCGACGGCCCGGCGGTGTACGACGCGGTGACCTCGTGGTTGCGCGACCGTGGCGTCTTCTGGTCGCGGGTCCACGTTGCAGAAACGAGCTGTCTCGGCCTCTGTAGTGCGGACGGGGCCGCGGTCGCCATCCACCCCCGAAACCGGTGGTACTCGGACGTTCGCCCGGACGACGTGCCGGCGCTGTTGGCCGAGGTGTTCGGTCCCGACGCGTCGAACCTCGGCGTTCGACCCCGCGACTGA
- the cbiT gene encoding precorrin-6Y C5,15-methyltransferase (decarboxylating) subunit CbiT: MSQVTLPHDAKAGPTKPEVRAVTLDKLGLRPTDHFVDVGSCTGSVTIEAARRVERVTAVERKPDRLDVTRKNLAANDYDADVTLREAEAPDGLPTDADAMFVGGSRNFEAVLDHAVETGVDRIVMNVSRVEPAGDAIEAFRERGLLSAVVQLQVSHGYELAGATSFRSNNPVYVVVGRRDAEGL; this comes from the coding sequence ATGTCACAGGTAACGCTCCCGCACGACGCCAAGGCGGGACCCACGAAACCGGAGGTGAGAGCGGTCACGCTCGACAAACTCGGCTTGCGGCCGACGGACCACTTCGTCGACGTCGGCTCCTGTACCGGCTCGGTCACCATCGAGGCGGCCCGGCGGGTCGAGCGCGTGACCGCCGTCGAGCGCAAGCCGGACCGACTGGACGTGACGCGGAAGAACCTCGCGGCGAACGACTACGACGCCGACGTGACGCTCCGCGAGGCGGAGGCTCCCGACGGCCTCCCGACCGACGCCGACGCGATGTTCGTCGGCGGCAGTCGGAACTTCGAAGCCGTGTTGGACCACGCCGTCGAGACCGGCGTCGACCGAATCGTCATGAACGTCTCGCGGGTCGAACCCGCCGGCGACGCCATCGAGGCGTTCCGCGAGCGCGGCCTGCTCTCGGCGGTCGTCCAGCTGCAGGTGAGCCACGGCTACGAACTCGCCGGCGCGACGAGTTTCCGGTCGAACAACCCGGTGTACGTCGTCGTCGGCCGACGCGACGCGGAGGGGCTATGA
- a CDS encoding CbtB domain-containing protein has protein sequence MATANTVNGRIERARTELTPAQMAAGSLFIVALGFTLLFVQDPLVHDSLHNFRHAAGIACH, from the coding sequence ATGGCTACGGCGAACACCGTCAACGGTCGCATCGAACGCGCACGAACGGAACTGACCCCCGCGCAGATGGCTGCCGGTTCCCTCTTTATCGTCGCGCTGGGCTTTACGCTCCTGTTCGTGCAGGACCCGCTCGTCCACGACTCGCTGCACAACTTCCGCCACGCGGCCGGCATCGCCTGCCACTGA
- a CDS encoding cobalt-factor II C(20)-methyltransferase has translation MTVYGIGLGPGEADLVTVKGKRLLESAAVVYSPGRLSRTVALNHVPEERIGDLDFPMTRDPDELRRAWKEAAAEVAARADSEDVAFVTLGDPNVYSTFGHLRRTLDAFHPEVDLEVVPGVSAMTAFTTALGVEIESGTGLALREAANGAAPTGPDRMVLFKVTDAPATHEKLTEAGYDVRFGRRLFMEQGETVVTDDPDELAERDYYTLAYAEREGVERDVATAEFDGVESGGSA, from the coding sequence ATGACCGTCTACGGCATCGGTCTCGGCCCGGGCGAGGCCGACCTCGTGACGGTCAAGGGGAAACGCCTGCTCGAATCGGCGGCGGTGGTTTACTCGCCCGGCCGCCTCTCGCGGACGGTCGCGCTGAACCACGTCCCCGAGGAGCGCATCGGCGACCTCGACTTCCCGATGACGCGCGACCCCGACGAACTCCGCCGCGCGTGGAAGGAGGCCGCCGCCGAGGTGGCCGCCCGCGCCGACTCCGAGGACGTGGCGTTCGTGACCCTCGGCGACCCCAACGTCTACTCGACGTTCGGCCACCTCCGCCGCACCCTCGACGCGTTCCACCCCGAGGTCGACCTCGAAGTCGTCCCCGGCGTGAGCGCGATGACGGCCTTCACGACCGCGCTCGGCGTCGAAATCGAATCCGGAACCGGGCTGGCGCTCCGCGAGGCCGCCAACGGTGCCGCGCCGACCGGCCCGGACCGCATGGTGCTGTTCAAGGTCACCGACGCGCCGGCGACCCACGAGAAGCTGACCGAAGCGGGCTACGACGTTCGCTTCGGCCGCCGCCTGTTCATGGAGCAGGGCGAGACGGTCGTCACCGACGACCCCGACGAACTCGCGGAGCGCGACTACTACACGCTGGCCTACGCCGAGCGCGAGGGCGTCGAGCGCGACGTGGCGACCGCCGAGTTCGACGGCGTCGAATCGGGGGGGTCGGCGTGA